In one window of Camelus dromedarius isolate mCamDro1 chromosome 7, mCamDro1.pat, whole genome shotgun sequence DNA:
- the LOC105095075 gene encoding olfactory receptor 2A1/2A42, which translates to MEKNQTMVTEFTLLGFCLGPRIQMLLFGLFSLFFAFTLLGNGAILGLISLDSRLHTPMYFFLSHLAIVDVAYACNTVPQMLLNLLSPAKPISFAGCMTQTFLFLSFAHTECLLLVVMSYDRYVAICHPLRYSAIMSWRVCVTLVMTSWACGSLLALVHVSLILRLPFCGPHEINHFFCELLSVLKLACADIGLNQVVIFVASVFVLVGPLCLVLVSYTRILFSILKIQAAEGRRKAFSTCSSHLCVVGLFFGSAIVMYMAPKSQHPEEQQKVLFLFYSLFNPVLNPLIYSLRNAEVRGALKRLLFKESHFQLE; encoded by the coding sequence atggagaaaaatcagacaatGGTTACAGAGTTCACCCTACTGGGATTCTGTCTTGGCCCAAGGATTCAGATGCTTCTCTTTGGACTTTTCTCCCTGTTCTTTGCCTTCACCCTTCTGGGGAACGGGGCCATCCTGGGGCTCATCTCCCTGGACTCCAGGCtgcacacccccatgtacttcttcctctcaCACCTGGCCATCGTGGACGTAGCCTATGCCTGCAACACGGTGCCCCAGATGCTGCTAAACCTCCTGAGTCCAGCCAAGCCCATCTCCTTTGCTGGCTGCATGACACagacctttctctttctgagttttGCTCACACTGAATGTCTTCTCCTGGTGGTGATGTCCTATGATCGGTATGTGGCCATCTGCCACCCACTCCGATATTCTGCCATCATGAGCTGGAGGGTCTGCGTCACCCTGGTGATGACTTCCTGGGCCTGTGGCTCCCTCCTGGCCCTGGTCCATGTGAGCCTCATCCTGAGACTGCCCTTCTGTGGGCCTCATGAAATCAACCACTTCTTCTGTGAACTCCTGTCTGTCCTCAAGCTGGCCTGTGCTGACATCGGGCTCAACCAAGTTGTCATCTTTGTTGCTTCTGTGTTTGTGTTAGTCGGGCCCCTCTGCTTGGTGCTGGTCTCCTACACACGCATCCTGTTCTCCATCCTGAAGATCCAGGCAGCTGAGGGCCGCAGAaaggccttctccacctgctcctcccacctctgcGTGGTGGGGCTCTTCTTTGGCAGTGCCATCGTCATGTACATGGCCCCCAAATCTCAACACCCCGAGGAGCAGCAGAAGGtccttttcctgttttacagTCTTTTCAACCCTGTGCTGAACCCACTGATCTACAGTCTGAGGAATGCAGAGGTCAGGGGTGCCCTGAAGAGGCTGCTGTTCAAGGAGAGTCATTTTCAATTGGAGTGA